Proteins from a single region of bacterium:
- the gap gene encoding type I glyceraldehyde-3-phosphate dehydrogenase gives MRVGINGFGRIGRAVFRLLNSKEGVEVVAINDLADSEALAYLLRHDTVMGPFRGMAEMEGDVMVTRHQRVKMTEIPDPTKLEWGKMGVDFVVEATGRFRKRDEIHRHIEAGAKKVLLTVPAKDEIDATIVMGVNEEDLKPEHEIVSNASCTTNCLAPLAYVLDKEFGIEYGLMTTVHAYTNDQRLADVPHSDWRRSRAAAENTIPTTTGAARAVGKVLPNLKGKLDGMAMRVPVPDGSVVDLVTIMSNDVTPDQVREAVRDHANSDRLRSILKYSQAHLVSSDIVGDPHSSIFDSEYTSVVEGNMLKTLSWYDNEWGYSNRVVDLLAKMDAMGS, from the coding sequence ATGAGAGTCGGCATTAACGGATTCGGACGCATCGGACGCGCGGTCTTCCGGCTGCTGAACAGCAAGGAGGGCGTCGAGGTCGTGGCCATCAACGATCTCGCGGATTCCGAGGCCCTCGCCTACCTGCTGCGGCACGATACCGTCATGGGCCCGTTCAGGGGCATGGCGGAGATGGAGGGCGACGTCATGGTCACCCGCCACCAGCGGGTGAAGATGACCGAGATCCCCGATCCCACCAAGCTGGAGTGGGGCAAGATGGGTGTCGACTTCGTGGTCGAGGCCACCGGGCGCTTCCGCAAGAGGGACGAGATCCATCGGCATATCGAGGCCGGCGCCAAGAAGGTACTGCTGACCGTGCCCGCCAAGGACGAGATCGATGCGACCATCGTCATGGGCGTCAACGAGGAGGATCTCAAGCCCGAGCACGAGATCGTCTCCAACGCCTCCTGCACCACCAACTGCCTGGCGCCCCTGGCCTATGTGCTGGACAAGGAGTTCGGCATCGAGTACGGGCTGATGACCACCGTCCACGCCTACACCAACGACCAGCGCCTGGCGGACGTGCCCCATTCGGACTGGCGCCGCTCGCGGGCGGCCGCGGAAAACACGATTCCCACGACCACCGGTGCGGCCCGTGCGGTGGGCAAGGTGCTGCCCAACCTGAAGGGCAAGCTCGACGGCATGGCCATGCGCGTGCCCGTGCCCGACGGTTCGGTCGTGGACCTCGTGACGATCATGTCCAACGACGTGACGCCAGATCAGGTGCGCGAGGCCGTGCGCGACCACGCCAACAGCGACCGGCTGCGTTCCATCCTGAAGTACTCCCAGGCCCACCTGGTCTCCAGCGACATCGTCGGCGATCCCCATTCGTCGATCTTCGACAGCGAGTACACCAGCGTCGTCGAGGGCAACATGCTCAAGACGCTGTCCTGGTACGACAACGAGTGGGGCTATTCCAACCGCGTGGTGGATCTGCTGGCGAAGATGGACGCCATGGGTTCCTGA
- a CDS encoding sulfatase-like hydrolase/transferase: MRDWSASLFRSFRGRYRRLLMIVVLNVPVVCAIMARNLEGVDFTGLTGLYAVCVMAGYYMLPMLLVTTLVHLLLIAAGRLAAFVNGALIAVFVFYLLLDTFVYDLVKFHIDLFWLDYIIEDYEGLGLPESTLYTALAGFAAVVALEVGIHLLARRIRPGIRLAAAATALLVAAFAVSQVMHIAAYERNDSRVTSLTPHFPLYVPFTSHRNAVKYGDLLPIGEDAPAAAEGESAHRSLHYPLGEVAYAAPPGGAPPNFLFILLESWRFDVMDETVSPRMAALARRSQVFTRHLSSGNQTTCGIFSLFYGLHPTYWPAVKANATSIDNPVLIDALVANDYTFGIFARSKFRRHKIADTIFRGMTITEDFGGRTVQDFDATMNEQAIAFMDEQSDQGNPYFCFIFYKSSHFNYCYPEEHRIFQPSRNMKMGFVNEKTDPGPYLNDYCNAVHYVDALLGDILDRLEARGELDDTVIVLTTDHGEAFNDNRSNSWGHGSSYTQYQIRVPLILHLPGREPRRIERRTCHIDLPGTLLQEIFGCTTDDSLYTNGRNLFTGEDTVRPLVIGSYFNHAFVIEDDVYEIFPMYTRKYKLHDVNRKASPPPTGLLRVVMEEMNRFYGAAGDGAPLLAADGP, encoded by the coding sequence TTGAGGGACTGGAGTGCAAGCCTCTTCAGATCGTTCCGGGGCAGGTACCGCCGGCTGCTGATGATCGTCGTGTTGAACGTGCCGGTTGTCTGCGCGATCATGGCGCGCAACCTCGAGGGCGTGGATTTCACCGGCCTGACGGGACTCTACGCGGTCTGCGTCATGGCCGGCTACTACATGCTGCCGATGCTTCTCGTCACCACCCTCGTGCACCTGCTGCTCATCGCCGCGGGCCGGCTCGCTGCTTTCGTCAACGGAGCGCTCATCGCCGTCTTCGTCTTCTACCTGCTGCTGGACACCTTCGTCTACGACCTGGTCAAGTTCCACATCGACCTGTTCTGGCTCGACTACATCATCGAGGACTACGAGGGCCTGGGGTTGCCCGAGTCGACACTCTACACGGCCCTGGCCGGGTTCGCCGCCGTGGTGGCGCTCGAGGTCGGGATCCACCTGCTCGCGCGCCGGATCAGGCCGGGGATCCGCCTGGCCGCGGCGGCGACGGCGCTGCTGGTCGCGGCCTTCGCCGTCAGCCAGGTCATGCACATCGCCGCCTACGAGCGCAACGACAGCCGGGTCACCAGCCTCACGCCGCATTTCCCGCTCTACGTGCCTTTCACCTCGCACCGCAACGCCGTCAAGTACGGGGACCTGCTGCCCATCGGCGAGGACGCGCCGGCGGCGGCCGAGGGTGAGTCCGCCCACAGGTCCCTGCACTATCCGCTGGGGGAGGTCGCGTACGCGGCGCCGCCGGGCGGCGCACCGCCCAATTTCCTCTTCATCCTGCTCGAAAGCTGGCGCTTCGACGTGATGGACGAGACCGTCTCTCCCCGCATGGCGGCCCTGGCGCGCCGGTCGCAGGTCTTCACCCGGCATCTCAGCTCCGGCAACCAGACCACCTGCGGCATCTTCAGCCTGTTCTACGGGCTGCATCCCACATACTGGCCGGCGGTCAAGGCCAACGCCACCTCGATCGACAACCCCGTGCTGATCGATGCGCTCGTGGCGAACGACTACACCTTCGGCATCTTCGCCCGGTCGAAGTTCCGGCGCCACAAGATCGCGGACACGATCTTCCGGGGCATGACGATCACCGAGGATTTCGGCGGCCGTACCGTCCAGGACTTCGATGCGACGATGAACGAGCAGGCGATCGCCTTCATGGATGAGCAGTCCGACCAGGGGAATCCGTACTTCTGCTTCATCTTCTACAAGTCGAGCCATTTCAATTACTGCTATCCTGAAGAGCACCGGATCTTCCAGCCCTCGCGGAACATGAAGATGGGCTTCGTGAACGAGAAGACGGACCCCGGGCCCTACCTGAACGACTACTGCAACGCCGTGCACTACGTGGACGCGCTCCTCGGCGACATCCTGGACCGTCTCGAGGCCAGGGGAGAGCTGGACGACACCGTGATCGTCCTGACCACCGATCACGGCGAGGCCTTCAACGACAACCGGTCCAATTCCTGGGGCCACGGCAGCAGCTATACCCAGTACCAGATCCGGGTGCCGCTGATCCTCCACCTGCCGGGGCGCGAGCCGCGCCGGATCGAGCGCCGGACGTGCCACATCGATCTGCCCGGCACGCTGCTGCAGGAAATCTTCGGCTGCACGACCGACGACTCTCTCTACACCAACGGCCGCAACCTCTTCACGGGCGAAGACACGGTGCGCCCGTTAGTCATCGGCAGCTACTTTAATCACGCCTTCGTCATCGAGGACGACGTCTACGAGATCTTCCCCATGTACACCCGCAAGTACAAGCTGCACGATGTGAACCGGAAGGCGTCGCCGCCGCCCACCGGTCTGCTGAGGGTGGTCATGGAGGAGATGAACCGCTTCTACGGCGCGGCCGGAGACGGCGCGCCGCTGCTGGCCGCGGACGGGCCGTGA